Part of the Candidatus Edwardsbacteria bacterium genome, CGAGGTCAGCCAGTCGGAGTCTCTGACTGTTATGGCGGGTGGCATGTATTATTTGCCGCCGGCCTTTTTTGTTGCCATTAATCATCTTTGCCTCACACCAAGCCGCAAAGATGTTTACCACGGAAACACTGAAATTTTGGAATAATAACCAGAGGGAAGCCCGGTTAAGGTTCTTGCTTTGTATTTTTAAGTAGTTCCGTGTTTCAGTGGTTAGTTACGCAGAGGCCGGATACTGTGTCTTTGTGAGAGTAATATCAGCAACCTAAACACTTTGGAGGGTAACCTTATTCTGAAAGAACACCGAATCAACGAAAGGATCAGAATCCCCGAGATCAGGGTGATCGGAGCAGAGGGCAACCAGTTGGGGATACTGGAATCCCGCGAAGCCTTAAGAATGGCCGAAGAACAGGGGCTGGACCTGGTGGAGATCGCCCCCGATGCCAAACCCCCGGTGTGCAAGATAATGGACTACGGAAAGTTCATCTACGCCGAGGAGAAGAAACTTAAGGAATCGCGCAAGAAACAGCACCAGACCAAGGTCAAGGAGATCCGCCTGGGCCCGCAGATGGGCGCTCACGATTACCAGGTGAAGCTGAACCAGGCCAAGGAATTCCTGACCAAAAGGGACAAGGTCAAGGTCTCAATGCGCTTCCGGGGGCGGGAGATGGCCCACGTGGACCTGGGCCAGAAGCTGATCGACCGCTTCATAGAGGACATCGCCCCGCTGGCCAATGTGGAACATGCTCCCAAGATGGAGGGCCGGACCATCAACCTGGTGGTGTCCCCCAAACAAGTATAGAGCTACGGCTGAAACATCGCGGGAGCATCCAACCGATACTGCCGGGGCTGTTCATGTCCCGGCCGCAGGGTGTTTTACGGAAACAATAAAAACAAACATCATAAAACCTCAGGAGGTGTTATGCCCAAGATCAAGACCAACAAGGCGGCCGCCAAGCGCCTGAAAGGCACCGGCACCGGCAAGATCAAGCGCTCCCGGGCCTGCAAGAGCCACAAGCTGACCGTCAAGAGCCGCAAGAGAAAACGCGTGCTGCGCCAGGACACCCTGGTGGACTCGGCCAATCTTAAACGCATCAAGAGACTGTTACCCAACCTGTAAACCCATCATGGTCTGACGACCTGATCTTATAGAAAGGATATTTAGGCAGTATGTCCAGAGTTACTACCGCAGTCGCCACCCGGCAGAGAAAGAAAAAGATCTTCAAAAAAGCCAAAGGCTTTTGGGGTGGCCGAAAGAATCTGTACCGCATCGCCAAGGAAGCGGTGATGCGGGCCGGGCAGTTCGCCTATCGCGACCGCCACAACAAGAAACGTGAGTTCCGCAGCCTGTGGATCGTCCGGGTGAATGCCGCCTGCCGGATGAACGGCATTTCCTACAATGCCTTCATCAACGGGCTCAAGAAGAACAACATTGCCATCGACCGCAAGATGCTGGCCGAGCTGGCGGTGCACGACCCGTTGGCCTTTACCAGGATCGTGGAAGCGGCCAGGAAGGAATCCGCCGTCAAGCCGGTTCCGGTTGAAAAAGGGAAGCCGGAGATCGGCCCGGCCTAAGGGCAACGAGCCGGATCAATTTTTCCCATGAAAGATAAACTGGCAACAATAGGAGCCGAAGCCGAGGAGAGGATCTCCGGCTGCCGGTCCCTGGCCGAGCTGGAGGCCCTGAGGGTCCTGTATCTGGGGCGCAAGGGGGAGCTGACCGAGCTTTTAAAGTCGGTTTCCTCCCTGCCGTCGGAGGAGAGGCCTTCATTCGGGGCCGCCACCAACCAGCTCAAGGTGCGGATCGGTGAATTGCTGGATTCCAGGAAGGCCGGGCTGTCCACCACCGAACTTGAGTCCCGGCACAGCCAGGAGGCGGTGGACGTCACCCTGCCGGGGCGGCGGCCTTTTGCCGGGCACCGGCACCCCCTGTCCCAGCTGCTGGAGGAGATCTCGGACATCTTCCACGGAATGGGCTTCTCGGTGGCCGAGGGCCCGGACGTGGAATCGTCCCGGAATAATTTCGACGCCCTGAACACGCCGCAGAACCACCCCTCACGGGACATGCAGGATACCTTCTACCTCAATGATGACCAGAGCCTGCTGATGAGGACCCATACCTCCCCGGTGCAGATAAGGACCATGAGGTCCCAGCAGCCGCCGGTGCGGATCATCGCCCCCGGCCGGTGCTACCGGCGGGATGCCATCGATGCTTCGCATATGCCGGTGTTCCACCAGTGCGAGGGGCTGTACGTGGACCGGAAGGCCAGCCTGGCCGACCTGAAGGGCATCCTTAATTATTTTGCCCGGCAGTTGCTGGGGGAGAAGGTCAAGATAAGGTTCCGGCCCCATTTCTTCCCCTTTACCGAGCCCAGCGTGGAGTACGATTTCTCCTGCCTGTTCTGCGGAGGCCAGGGCTGCCGGGTCTGCAAGCAGTCCGGCTGGCTGGAGATCTCCGGGGCCGGGATGGTGGATCCCAACGTCTTCAAGAATGTGGGCTACGATCCGGAGATTTACCAGGGATTCGCCTGGGGGCTGGGGCTGGAGCGGGTGGCCATGCTCAGATACGGCATCAACGACATCCGGCTGTTCTACCAGGGGGACCTGAGGTTTCTGGAGCAGTTTTAACCAGCCACCAAGACACCAAGGCACAAAGAACGACAGACAACGGATGAAAATTAATGACAGAGATTGAGAACTGATACAGAATATCGACTACGGAATGCGGCAAGTATAATCAGCATCCAAGAAAAATGAAGATAACCTATAACTGGCTCAAGGAATTCATAGATTTCAACTGGACGGTCAAGGAGCTGTCCGACAAGCTGACCTTCTCCGGCATCGAGGTGGAGGCGGTTGAGCCTTTGTCCGGCGGCGACCATCTGCTGGATCTGGAGATAACCCCCAACCGGCCGGACTGCCTGTCCCTGCTGGGCATCGCCCGTGACATCAGGGCCCTGGCCGGCGGGAATATCACCCCGCCCGACTGCACGGTGGCCGAGAAAGGCCAGCCGGTCGACCAGCTGGCCAAACTCTCCATCGAGGACGGGGCGGGCTGCCCCCGGTATCTGACCCGGGTGATCACCGGGGTCAAAGTGGCCGAATCCCCCGGATGGCTCAAGGAGAAGATCGAGAAGATAGGACTGCGTTCCATCAATAATGTGGCGGATGTGACCAATCTGGTGATGTATGAATTGGGACATCCGCTTCATGCGTTTGATTACGACAAACTGGCCGACCACACCATCATAGTAAGGCGGGCCAATCCCAATGAAAATTTCACCACCCTGGACGGAGTGGAGCGTAAACTTACGGCCGAAAATCTGGTGATCGCCGATGCCAAGAGGCCGGTGGCCCTGGCCGGTATCATGGGCGGGCTGGAATCGGAGATATCGGACCACACCAAAAACGTCCTTTTGGAGAGCGCCTATTTCGAGCCCAACCTGATACGCCGGGGCAGTCGGCTGTTGGGCCTCCAGACCGAGGCCTCATACCGCTTCGAGCGGGGGGCCGATCCGCTGATCCTGAAGAAAGCGGCCGATAGGGCCGCCAAACTGATAGCCGAACTGGCCGGAGGCCAGGTGGCGGCAGGGGTGCTGGATGTAACCGAGACGGAATTTCCCGAATACCGCCAGCTGACATTACGCCCGGAAAAGGCCAACAGCCTTTTGGGAGTGGATATCCCGGCCGACCGGATGATCGAAATACTCAATGCCCTGGAAATAAAAGCTCAAAAGGCTGGAGACATCATAGAAGTTCAAGTGCCCAGTTTCCGCAGCGATATCGAGCGGGAGGTGGACCTGATAGAAGAGGTGGGAAGAATATTCGGCTACGACAACCTGCCCGGGGATCGGATCGAACCCTGGGCGGTGCCGGCCGTCAAGCGCCCCAAGGACATCTTCCTGGCCGGGGTCTCAAAAGCCATGACCGGCCAAGGGTTCTCCGAGCATTACGGCCTGACCCTGACAGACCC contains:
- the infC gene encoding translation initiation factor IF-3 yields the protein MEGNLILKEHRINERIRIPEIRVIGAEGNQLGILESREALRMAEEQGLDLVEIAPDAKPPVCKIMDYGKFIYAEEKKLKESRKKQHQTKVKEIRLGPQMGAHDYQVKLNQAKEFLTKRDKVKVSMRFRGREMAHVDLGQKLIDRFIEDIAPLANVEHAPKMEGRTINLVVSPKQV
- the rpmI gene encoding 50S ribosomal protein L35, with amino-acid sequence MPKIKTNKAAAKRLKGTGTGKIKRSRACKSHKLTVKSRKRKRVLRQDTLVDSANLKRIKRLLPNL
- the rplT gene encoding 50S ribosomal protein L20 translates to MSRVTTAVATRQRKKKIFKKAKGFWGGRKNLYRIAKEAVMRAGQFAYRDRHNKKREFRSLWIVRVNAACRMNGISYNAFINGLKKNNIAIDRKMLAELAVHDPLAFTRIVEAARKESAVKPVPVEKGKPEIGPA
- the pheS gene encoding phenylalanine--tRNA ligase subunit alpha, which translates into the protein MKDKLATIGAEAEERISGCRSLAELEALRVLYLGRKGELTELLKSVSSLPSEERPSFGAATNQLKVRIGELLDSRKAGLSTTELESRHSQEAVDVTLPGRRPFAGHRHPLSQLLEEISDIFHGMGFSVAEGPDVESSRNNFDALNTPQNHPSRDMQDTFYLNDDQSLLMRTHTSPVQIRTMRSQQPPVRIIAPGRCYRRDAIDASHMPVFHQCEGLYVDRKASLADLKGILNYFARQLLGEKVKIRFRPHFFPFTEPSVEYDFSCLFCGGQGCRVCKQSGWLEISGAGMVDPNVFKNVGYDPEIYQGFAWGLGLERVAMLRYGINDIRLFYQGDLRFLEQF
- the pheT gene encoding phenylalanine--tRNA ligase subunit beta; protein product: MKITYNWLKEFIDFNWTVKELSDKLTFSGIEVEAVEPLSGGDHLLDLEITPNRPDCLSLLGIARDIRALAGGNITPPDCTVAEKGQPVDQLAKLSIEDGAGCPRYLTRVITGVKVAESPGWLKEKIEKIGLRSINNVADVTNLVMYELGHPLHAFDYDKLADHTIIVRRANPNENFTTLDGVERKLTAENLVIADAKRPVALAGIMGGLESEISDHTKNVLLESAYFEPNLIRRGSRLLGLQTEASYRFERGADPLILKKAADRAAKLIAELAGGQVAAGVLDVTETEFPEYRQLTLRPEKANSLLGVDIPADRMIEILNALEIKAQKAGDIIEVQVPSFRSDIEREVDLIEEVGRIFGYDNLPGDRIEPWAVPAVKRPKDIFLAGVSKAMTGQGFSEHYGLTLTDPGKLEILDLSPAFPSQPAVELVNPISSDQSALRTILLPGLLEAAGQNLNNGRAGVRLFEMGKIFRPQKPSPDEGLHLGALLCGQASGQAWDAKPEAADFFDIKGALQFLLDSLGLAEAEFAAEKVPALHPGRSAVVRIDKKILGCCGELDPATSAQIGLRERIYYLEIDLELLMELSGSKQNRYRELPRFPSIKRDLALELPVETECRRVIGLIGQLAGGELESVSLFDLYQGKQIEPGRKSMAFSLVYRAADRTLTDAEVSGIHQKVVEGLKGELQAHIR